In Eisenibacter elegans DSM 3317, the genomic window TTACATCACGAATTTGCGTAACTTCGATACCTTTGCTTTGAATAGTACGAATTGCTGATTCGCGGCCTGAGCCGGGGCCTTTCACAAATACTTCCGCTTTGCGCATACCGAGGTCATAAGCTACCTGGGCGCAATCTGCTGCGGCTACCTGAGCGGCATAGGGCGTATTTTTCTTAGAGCCTTTGAAGCCCATTTTACCGGCTGAAGCCCAAGAAATTACCTGGCCGGTGCTATTGGTAATAGAAATGATGATGTTGTTGAATGAGGCGCGGATGTGTACTTGACCTACCGGCTCTACGACAACAACTCTCTTTTTGGCTTTATCTTTTCTCTTATTGCTCATATCGCTTATAATTTAAGGCTTGGCGCTATGCCTCGCGGCGGAGCGCTCAGCACACATTATTTAGTAGCTTTTTTCTTGTTGGCTACAGTCTTACGTTTTCCTTTACGGGTACGAGAGTTATTTTTAGTTCTTTGACCGCGCAAGGGAAGCCCTTTGCGGTGGCGTAGTCCTCGGTAGCAAGCAATATCCATCAAACGTTTGATGTGTAACTGCACTTCTGACTTGAGCGCGCCTTCTACCTTAAACTCAGTGGCGATGATGTTACGAACGGCGTTCGATTCCTCATCGGTCCAATCGATTACTTTCTTGTCTGAGCTGATTCCTGCCTTGAGCAAGATTTTTTGAGCCGTGCTACGGCCTATTCCGTAGATATAGGTGAGGGCAATTTCGCCACGCTTTTTATCCGGAATATCTACACCTGCAATACGTGCCATAGTTTAACCTTGTCTTTGTTTGAATTTAGGGTTTTTCTTGTTGATTACGTAGACTTTACCTTTGCGGCGGATTACCTTGCAGTCGGCGCTACGTTTCTTGATAGAAGCCTTTACTTTCATGGTTCTGTTGTTTATTTATAGCGATATACTATTCTTGCTTTGGTTAAGTCATAGGGCGACATTTCGAGCTTGACCTTATCACCGGGGAGGATTTTGATGTAGTTCATCCGCATCTTACCCGAGATATGGGCAATCACTTCGTGCCCATTTTGTAATTCTACCCGGAACATGGCGTTGGAGAGTGCCTCCTTGATAGTGCCGTCTTGTTCGATAGATTTCTGCTTTGCCATACTTGTTATTACGATGCTAAGTTTTGTTCGATATACTCAAATGTTGTCAGTATTTCATAACCGCCATTCCGGACGGCCACGGTGTGTTCGTAGTGTGCCGAGGGTTTTTTGTCTGCCGTTACAATTGTCCATCCATCGCGTTGAGTAAGGACATTGCGCCGGCCAAGGTTCACCATCGGC contains:
- the ykgO gene encoding type B 50S ribosomal protein L36, producing the protein MKVKASIKKRSADCKVIRRKGKVYVINKKNPKFKQRQG
- the infA gene encoding translation initiation factor IF-1 codes for the protein MAKQKSIEQDGTIKEALSNAMFRVELQNGHEVIAHISGKMRMNYIKILPGDKVKLEMSPYDLTKARIVYRYK
- the rpsK gene encoding 30S ribosomal protein S11; the protein is MSNKRKDKAKKRVVVVEPVGQVHIRASFNNIIISITNSTGQVISWASAGKMGFKGSKKNTPYAAQVAAADCAQVAYDLGMRKAEVFVKGPGSGRESAIRTIQSKGIEVTQIRDVTPLPHNGCRPPKRRRV
- the rpsM gene encoding 30S ribosomal protein S13, which codes for MARIAGVDIPDKKRGEIALTYIYGIGRSTAQKILLKAGISSDKKVIDWTDEESNAVRNIIATEFKVEGALKSEVQLHIKRLMDIACYRGLRHRKGLPLRGQRTKNNSRTRKGKRKTVANKKKATK